One genomic region from Gossypium hirsutum isolate 1008001.06 chromosome D13, Gossypium_hirsutum_v2.1, whole genome shotgun sequence encodes:
- the LOC107918553 gene encoding uncharacterized protein isoform X1, with translation MSKTNLCYLLLLLILLPSSYFLTSVLAKSRNPITDSEIKKKKSECYADIDSGLWGGHCKSSSIAKENCALKCLSPACYELIYESDPLEEGEKDYIRSQEFKYCMYKLSLGESLEGVRGSFDH, from the exons atgTCCAAAACTAATTTGTGTTACCTTCTTTTATTGTTAATTCTATTGCCTTCTTCATATTTCCTTACGTCAGTCCTTGCCAAATCTCGAAATCCGATCACA GATTCTGAGATTAAGAAAAAGAAGAGTGAATGTTATGCTGATATCGACAG TGGACTGTGGGGTGGGCACTGCAAGTCTTCATCAATAGCAAAGGAGAATTGTGCCTTAAAGTGCCTTTCTCCTGCTTGTTACGAACTTATATATGAAAGTGATCCG CTCGAAGAAGGAGAGAAAGATTATATAAGGAGCCAAGAATTCAAGTACTGTATGTATAA GTTATCATTAGGAGAAAGCCTTGAGGGTGTTAGGGGTTCCTTTGATCATTAA
- the LOC107918553 gene encoding uncharacterized protein isoform X2, protein MSKTNLCYLLLLLILLPSSYFLTSVLAKSRNPITDSEIKKKKSECYADIDSGLWGGHCKSSSIAKENCALKCLSPACYELIYESDPLEEGEKDYIRSQEFKYCMYKMIRPFRRSILS, encoded by the exons atgTCCAAAACTAATTTGTGTTACCTTCTTTTATTGTTAATTCTATTGCCTTCTTCATATTTCCTTACGTCAGTCCTTGCCAAATCTCGAAATCCGATCACA GATTCTGAGATTAAGAAAAAGAAGAGTGAATGTTATGCTGATATCGACAG TGGACTGTGGGGTGGGCACTGCAAGTCTTCATCAATAGCAAAGGAGAATTGTGCCTTAAAGTGCCTTTCTCCTGCTTGTTACGAACTTATATATGAAAGTGATCCG CTCGAAGAAGGAGAGAAAGATTATATAAGGAGCCAAGAATTCAAGTACTGTATGTATAA GATGATTCGACCTTTTAGAAGGAGCATATTAAGCTAG